A single genomic interval of Stieleria maiorica harbors:
- a CDS encoding DEAD/DEAH box helicase, with translation MESAEELTSRLNDLIQSGTRGKLLSRGLARGMVWSNGELPPDSPNFSADLTVDLLDHGYSVLACALRLRSIDRDAQILDDSFRVAAESIEAAVRRGVRDTDRGFHLTVAGASFHLGHFAARSFSLLAEERERLNLSSVERLLVALMQRQLGELETLCLNWLSSEEHSDDGVLDALENDSEFLTSDASRIVVARVFHQAIAEFEFAIRTGDSQFVESAISSLDECIEASEKLLHVPLFWSSILARHLIDDLWDRSLHMRLPIGPDGDDRWRELRKNFIDILSQRDVAEIDLWPSQLTAATRVTDESDSLVVALPTSSGKTRIAELCILKCLANGRRVVYVTPLRALSAQVEVALGRTFRPLGFSVTSVYGASGVGASDVDTLQSADIVVATPEKLDFAVRQSPDVIDDIALIVLDEGHMIGLNEREIRYEVLVQRLLRRSDAGDRRIVCLSAIFTEGDPFDSFTAWIRADRPGDAIRSKWRPTRQRSATLEWQTSSARLEYRVLGEEVFVHRFIEPEPPKGKRKNSFPQNRRELLVATIGRFHAEGHSVLLYCPEKRSVESVASSYLLAVKQGHASPLTTEKAHSEIETALRIGAEWLGEDHPAMQALKVGIAVHHGQLPRPFLGELERLLRRKVISVAISSPTLAQGVDLSFSVLIFNSLARHGKTLPAKEFANVVGRVGRAYVDLDGIYVLPVWEDKTKNKTVRLLRQQNRIRGFYKLVNEAHSRHMESGLYLLIKLCLYLLTDRFGIEGDSLAEYVLNQQPSVDELTQTEDEEAKILGVVLAELDAGVLALLEDLNCDTDDVAGLLDEALKSSYWERRLAVMGLEKEKQTALLHGRARHIWRQTSNVQRKGFFAASVGTKAGLYISENAKSLDDLLEICAAAIENNEPSALAKGCCDLASKLFDVYPFQPSTLSDDWSESEWQSILITWISGEPLAGVTDSSGIAFVQEGLVFRLVWAIEAVRIVLAALNENPALEEDDASDERQTYVAICLTYGVPAMAAARMLEAGMESRLLAVRIVNELDLQFTTRDSMLLWLESSTESEPLEFSENERKIWRKFLASNEQDSKTWSRQVEQVQFELSEDWEVEVGLPVRVMSDSDGNANVYASDFEWLGKIASSVNSDSSTIGVVQSDTLIQMQRYGPLELSIPNWMLELFSTESS, from the coding sequence ATGGAGTCAGCTGAAGAGTTAACGAGTCGGCTTAATGACCTTATTCAAAGCGGTACTCGGGGAAAACTCCTGTCCCGGGGGCTGGCTCGTGGAATGGTTTGGTCAAACGGGGAATTGCCACCCGACAGCCCAAATTTTTCTGCAGATCTCACAGTCGATTTACTTGATCACGGCTATTCTGTGCTCGCATGTGCACTGCGATTGCGATCTATTGATCGCGACGCCCAGATTCTCGACGACAGTTTTCGAGTGGCAGCCGAGTCCATAGAAGCTGCAGTTCGGCGCGGCGTTCGCGATACGGATCGTGGGTTTCATTTGACAGTTGCTGGTGCTTCTTTTCATCTTGGCCATTTTGCTGCCAGGTCATTTTCGTTACTGGCAGAAGAAAGAGAAAGACTCAATCTGTCGAGTGTAGAGCGATTGTTAGTTGCTCTTATGCAGCGGCAATTAGGGGAGTTAGAAACACTTTGTTTGAACTGGCTGTCAAGTGAGGAACATAGTGACGACGGAGTGCTCGATGCGCTCGAAAATGACAGCGAATTCTTGACATCAGATGCCTCTCGGATTGTCGTTGCAAGAGTATTCCACCAAGCAATCGCCGAGTTTGAGTTTGCGATTCGCACTGGAGATAGTCAATTTGTTGAGTCTGCAATTTCCTCGCTTGATGAGTGTATCGAAGCGTCTGAAAAGCTGCTGCATGTACCCCTTTTTTGGAGCAGCATACTGGCTCGGCACTTGATCGATGATCTTTGGGACCGAAGTCTACACATGCGATTGCCGATTGGCCCAGATGGAGATGATCGATGGCGAGAACTCCGGAAGAACTTTATCGATATTTTGAGCCAACGAGATGTCGCCGAGATTGACCTTTGGCCATCTCAACTCACGGCGGCGACGAGAGTTACAGACGAGTCGGACAGCCTTGTTGTAGCGCTTCCAACAAGTAGTGGGAAAACGAGAATTGCGGAACTTTGTATTCTGAAATGTCTGGCTAATGGGCGTCGGGTCGTTTACGTCACTCCGTTGCGAGCACTGTCAGCGCAAGTGGAAGTGGCTCTTGGACGAACGTTTCGGCCGCTTGGGTTTTCCGTAACTAGTGTTTATGGCGCAAGCGGGGTAGGTGCATCAGATGTTGACACACTGCAGTCAGCAGACATTGTGGTCGCAACTCCCGAAAAGCTAGATTTCGCGGTAAGGCAGTCTCCAGATGTAATAGACGATATTGCCTTGATCGTACTTGACGAAGGTCACATGATTGGTCTCAACGAACGAGAGATTCGCTATGAAGTTCTCGTGCAACGATTGCTACGAAGGTCGGACGCTGGCGATCGTCGCATCGTTTGTCTTTCGGCAATATTTACGGAAGGTGATCCGTTCGATTCCTTTACGGCATGGATTCGAGCTGACCGACCGGGTGATGCAATTCGTTCAAAATGGCGTCCTACACGGCAACGCTCAGCAACTTTGGAATGGCAAACATCTTCTGCAAGACTGGAGTACCGTGTCCTAGGTGAAGAAGTATTTGTGCACCGATTTATCGAACCGGAGCCTCCTAAGGGTAAGCGGAAAAACTCCTTCCCTCAGAACCGGCGTGAATTATTGGTTGCGACCATTGGTCGATTTCATGCTGAAGGGCATTCGGTTCTTCTCTATTGCCCCGAGAAACGGTCAGTGGAAAGTGTTGCGAGCTCCTACCTGTTGGCAGTAAAGCAAGGGCATGCCAGTCCGTTGACAACTGAAAAGGCCCATTCGGAAATTGAAACGGCTTTGCGAATTGGGGCAGAATGGCTAGGTGAGGACCACCCAGCGATGCAGGCACTTAAAGTAGGGATTGCTGTTCATCACGGGCAATTGCCGAGACCTTTCTTGGGAGAGCTTGAACGGTTACTTCGCCGCAAGGTGATAAGCGTTGCTATTTCCTCTCCAACACTTGCCCAGGGCGTTGACCTTTCGTTCAGCGTTCTCATATTCAACTCGCTGGCTCGTCACGGAAAAACCTTGCCAGCGAAAGAATTTGCGAACGTTGTAGGAAGAGTTGGGCGGGCGTATGTGGATTTGGACGGGATCTACGTGCTTCCTGTCTGGGAGGACAAAACCAAAAACAAGACTGTCAGATTGTTGCGACAACAGAACCGAATTAGAGGGTTCTACAAGCTCGTCAACGAAGCTCACAGCCGACACATGGAAAGCGGCTTGTACTTGTTGATTAAGCTCTGTCTTTACCTGTTGACAGATCGTTTCGGAATCGAAGGTGACAGTCTCGCCGAATACGTGCTCAATCAACAGCCATCGGTAGATGAGCTAACGCAAACGGAGGATGAGGAGGCAAAAATTCTCGGGGTGGTATTGGCCGAGTTAGACGCAGGGGTACTTGCGTTACTGGAAGACTTGAATTGCGATACTGACGATGTCGCCGGTCTACTGGATGAAGCGCTTAAAAGCTCCTATTGGGAGCGACGACTCGCTGTGATGGGCCTAGAAAAAGAGAAACAAACGGCACTTTTGCACGGTCGGGCGAGACATATTTGGAGGCAAACTAGCAATGTGCAAAGGAAAGGTTTTTTCGCGGCGAGTGTAGGCACGAAGGCTGGCTTGTATATTTCTGAAAACGCCAAGAGCCTAGACGATTTGCTTGAGATCTGCGCCGCTGCAATCGAAAACAATGAGCCTTCGGCGTTGGCTAAAGGGTGTTGCGACTTGGCAAGCAAACTGTTTGATGTTTACCCTTTCCAACCCTCGACACTAAGCGATGACTGGAGTGAAAGTGAGTGGCAATCGATTCTAATAACGTGGATCAGCGGAGAGCCGCTTGCAGGTGTCACTGATTCATCTGGAATCGCATTTGTGCAGGAAGGCTTAGTGTTTCGACTTGTTTGGGCCATTGAGGCAGTTCGAATTGTCCTTGCTGCATTAAATGAGAATCCAGCATTAGAAGAAGATGACGCCAGTGATGAACGGCAAACATACGTTGCGATTTGCCTTACCTATGGCGTGCCTGCAATGGCTGCTGCAAGAATGCTTGAAGCGGGAATGGAAAGCCGATTACTTGCCGTTCGTATCGTCAACGAGTTGGACCTTCAGTTCACTACGCGAGATTCGATGCTGCTGTGGCTTGAGTCATCTACAGAGTCAGAGCCACTGGAGTTCTCAGAAAACGAGCGAAAAATTTGGCGAAAGTTTTTGGCAAGCAATGAACAGGATTCCAAAACTTGGTCACGACAAGTTGAGCAAGTTCAGTTTGAGCTTTCCGAAGATTGGGAAGTCGAAGTCGGTCTTCCCGTGAGAGTTATGTCAGATAGCGATGGAAACGCAAATGTCTACGCGAGTGATTTTGAGTGGCTGGGAAAGATTGCGTCTTCGGTAAACAGCGACTCTTCGACAATCGGAGTTGTTCAGAGTGACACTTTGATTCAGATGCAAAGATACGGTCCTCTTGAACTATCAATACCAAACTGGATGCTGGAGCTTTTCTCGACAGAATCTAGTTGA
- a CDS encoding DUF932 domain-containing protein, translating into MATLTRAHQELFRRSPDECFDSFDALYRRCKQDREQSTDRWLRPEELVLTHDLTFCLGDAPDFQLNDWSFSQLCRMAGVSKDTINRLTPKTASKALSETLPSTEKPLQFLTSDEQIRSVHGVSYTRLWNTELLDVVQEFASDFTPPQTAMDGVSTGLYCGEQDMFAFMIDPTGWAEIDGEAFAPGFFLWNSEVGRRTLGIQTFWFQRICQNHIVWDATEVVEFTRKHTANVRKGLDEIRSIIERLVAKRDERRDGFVQVMQNAMTEKLGDDAEEATKQLAKHGIPRNLIKEALKDAQNAGAFTIYSLVDALTRRSQEIQLAGTRTELDAKIGQLLSLAV; encoded by the coding sequence ATGGCTACGCTCACAAGAGCACACCAGGAATTGTTTCGCAGGTCGCCCGATGAGTGCTTTGATTCATTCGATGCACTGTATCGGCGATGCAAACAGGATCGCGAACAAAGCACAGATCGCTGGCTTCGGCCGGAAGAGCTTGTTTTGACGCATGATCTAACGTTCTGTCTTGGCGATGCCCCGGATTTTCAGCTCAATGACTGGTCGTTCTCCCAGCTCTGCCGCATGGCCGGCGTGAGCAAGGACACGATCAATCGATTGACTCCCAAGACAGCAAGCAAGGCTCTTAGTGAGACACTGCCAAGCACTGAAAAGCCGCTTCAGTTTCTCACCAGTGATGAGCAAATCCGATCGGTCCACGGTGTTTCCTACACTCGGCTGTGGAACACGGAATTGCTTGACGTTGTCCAGGAGTTTGCATCGGACTTCACTCCGCCGCAAACCGCGATGGATGGCGTCAGCACCGGGCTCTACTGTGGCGAACAAGACATGTTTGCATTCATGATCGACCCAACCGGTTGGGCGGAAATCGACGGTGAAGCGTTCGCGCCTGGTTTCTTCCTCTGGAATTCAGAAGTTGGACGCCGCACTCTCGGCATTCAAACGTTCTGGTTCCAACGGATTTGCCAGAACCACATCGTCTGGGATGCGACAGAGGTCGTTGAGTTTACGCGTAAGCACACTGCAAATGTGCGTAAAGGGCTTGATGAAATCCGCTCCATTATCGAGCGGCTTGTCGCAAAACGCGATGAACGTCGCGACGGCTTTGTACAAGTGATGCAAAATGCGATGACCGAAAAACTCGGCGACGATGCCGAGGAGGCAACCAAGCAACTTGCCAAACACGGTATTCCTCGCAATCTGATCAAGGAAGCTCTTAAGGATGCCCAGAATGCAGGAGCATTTACCATCTATTCGCTGGTTGATGCGCTCACGCGGCGATCGCAAGAAATTCAACTAGCCGGCACACGTACCGAGCTGGACGCCAAGATCGGTCAACTCTTGAGTCTGGCAGTGTAA
- a CDS encoding MT-A70 family methyltransferase, translating into MSWFNKPEDSAPAPVEESSVPTDETVVEVTSGEQQEGTEDCEEAEVSRSLALLSQAHQAISEARSLNELKDIRDKAEAARKYAQAAGMGLEIQNYAAEVKLRAERRAGKLLGKLKLHGGDRSDESASHRVTLSDIGVTKDQSSRWQLTAIVPEKEFERYVDTTRADCGEVTTAGLVRIARKIRSKKKNRSVNGVEADITNCVVINNVEQLTGDNKFSCIYVDPPWSGDGEGNDGLVRSLGELPIPTVAEDNAHLHIWATNATFSEAKQVLESWGFSYQACLICLNPDGQSTDYWIEAHEFLLLGIRGELPFAETTLNSWMRAVRESDGRAPERVRKIIERVSPGPYLELFGRNKVSGWTIYSTDIESDNIEVEEKSNEETDA; encoded by the coding sequence GTGAGTTGGTTCAACAAGCCGGAGGATTCTGCACCGGCTCCCGTTGAGGAATCTTCTGTACCGACCGATGAAACGGTGGTGGAGGTAACTTCTGGGGAGCAGCAGGAAGGGACTGAGGATTGTGAGGAAGCAGAAGTCAGCAGATCGTTGGCACTGCTTTCGCAAGCCCACCAGGCAATCTCCGAGGCTCGCTCGCTTAATGAGCTAAAAGACATTCGTGATAAAGCCGAGGCGGCGCGCAAGTACGCGCAGGCGGCAGGAATGGGACTGGAGATTCAGAACTATGCAGCGGAGGTCAAACTTCGCGCAGAGCGACGAGCTGGGAAGCTGTTGGGAAAACTGAAGTTACACGGTGGTGACCGTAGCGATGAGTCCGCTTCGCACCGTGTCACGTTAAGTGACATCGGTGTAACAAAAGATCAATCCTCGCGGTGGCAACTGACAGCCATCGTTCCGGAAAAAGAGTTTGAACGATACGTCGATACGACGCGTGCTGATTGTGGCGAGGTGACAACGGCGGGGCTCGTGCGAATTGCACGCAAGATTAGGTCAAAAAAGAAGAATCGCAGCGTAAACGGTGTTGAGGCTGATATCACCAATTGTGTGGTGATCAACAATGTCGAGCAGTTGACTGGTGACAACAAATTCTCCTGCATCTATGTCGACCCACCGTGGTCAGGTGATGGGGAAGGCAACGACGGTCTGGTGCGTTCGCTTGGTGAACTGCCGATTCCAACAGTGGCAGAAGACAACGCCCACCTCCATATCTGGGCAACTAATGCGACTTTCAGCGAAGCCAAGCAAGTCTTGGAGAGTTGGGGTTTTTCATATCAGGCGTGCTTGATTTGTCTAAATCCCGATGGGCAGTCAACGGACTACTGGATTGAAGCCCACGAGTTCCTGCTGTTAGGAATCCGCGGCGAACTTCCGTTTGCCGAAACCACGCTCAACAGTTGGATGCGTGCGGTGCGCGAATCCGATGGTCGGGCTCCAGAGCGGGTACGCAAGATCATTGAGCGGGTCAGTCCAGGGCCATATCTGGAACTTTTTGGGCGAAACAAAGTCAGCGGCTGGACTATCTACAGCACGGATATCGAGAGCGACAACATTGAAGTAGAGGAAAAGAGCAATGAAGAAACCGATGCATGA
- a CDS encoding coiled-coil domain-containing protein, translated as MNQQTDPAPARNPDESRLDLGRLLPIGALVLVVGFGGFAYLKSLQEAENAESRLAEQTNQNMELQKQMANLQTVMEDLRTAKVYEEQEKSISQVNSMAVIEQGELVSAQIDLLSQKQSALSKRISELEKGDVGRKIAASPKLVAEYNAALDVTLPGPTICSSLSSRLDRLMIAPAKAIDEKVGGYVPSGALQSSLASIESQVSDALAALDRVTSDIEAIVQQAQSLQPNESQTLAQAISILSQAQDAKRRELVSGQVEQAKKEAAEKLAAQEAENRAKIAEAERKAAEMVGDETAAKILADAKSIKAEIDAAKAVRAAAEAKAQLVREYNRELPQVKQYLQAFLADGRKLRTAGSGPASLSYLVGKGALTPSNTGLEELLSLGSYYNDRPRGALPEFFYFNSVNVTGKNDKIAAIEKAQQFLIKFGELMVENGTLAK; from the coding sequence ATGAATCAGCAGACCGACCCCGCCCCTGCTCGAAACCCCGATGAATCACGCCTCGACCTCGGGCGCCTGCTTCCTATTGGTGCGCTTGTACTTGTTGTTGGTTTCGGCGGATTTGCCTATCTCAAGTCTCTGCAAGAAGCTGAAAATGCTGAGTCAAGACTCGCCGAGCAAACCAACCAGAACATGGAGTTGCAAAAGCAGATGGCGAATTTGCAGACCGTAATGGAGGATCTCAGGACCGCAAAGGTTTATGAAGAACAAGAAAAATCCATCTCGCAGGTCAACTCCATGGCAGTGATCGAACAGGGCGAATTGGTCTCCGCACAGATCGACTTGCTTAGCCAAAAGCAGTCAGCTCTTTCGAAACGCATCTCTGAACTCGAAAAAGGCGATGTGGGGCGCAAAATTGCTGCCAGCCCCAAGCTTGTCGCAGAGTACAACGCCGCGTTGGATGTGACCTTGCCCGGCCCAACGATATGCTCAAGCCTTTCATCGCGATTGGATCGGCTTATGATTGCCCCCGCAAAGGCCATTGATGAAAAAGTCGGCGGATATGTGCCCTCAGGTGCTCTGCAATCCTCACTGGCATCCATTGAATCGCAAGTCTCAGATGCGTTGGCGGCGCTAGACCGCGTCACTTCCGATATTGAAGCCATCGTGCAGCAGGCACAAAGCCTTCAACCAAATGAAAGCCAGACGCTTGCACAAGCCATCAGCATTCTCTCCCAAGCTCAAGATGCCAAGCGTCGTGAGTTGGTGAGCGGGCAAGTCGAACAGGCGAAGAAAGAAGCGGCAGAAAAACTTGCTGCTCAAGAAGCAGAGAATCGCGCAAAGATTGCCGAAGCCGAACGAAAGGCCGCAGAAATGGTCGGTGATGAGACTGCAGCCAAAATTCTGGCCGATGCCAAATCCATCAAAGCTGAGATCGATGCGGCCAAGGCTGTACGGGCTGCGGCAGAAGCTAAGGCCCAGCTCGTTCGTGAATACAATCGCGAATTGCCGCAGGTCAAACAATACCTGCAGGCTTTTCTTGCTGACGGACGTAAACTTCGCACCGCCGGCAGTGGCCCCGCCTCATTGAGTTACCTGGTGGGCAAAGGTGCATTGACGCCCAGCAACACCGGGCTTGAAGAACTGCTCTCCTTGGGCTCCTACTACAACGACCGCCCACGGGGGGCACTGCCCGAGTTCTTTTATTTCAACTCCGTCAATGTCACTGGGAAGAACGACAAAATCGCCGCCATCGAGAAAGCCCAGCAATTCCTGATCAAATTCGGTGAACTAATGGTCGAAAATGGCACACTTGCCAAGTGA
- a CDS encoding Hachiman antiphage defense system protein HamA: MFERYVLLKWEIETTRKSGHGNLSNNLFNKWFQTEESNSDQVLVLHERDGGRELVMSSIVETVADHLVDLEIIEKMGGFTKSAAFVRNRLPEGVKQRSGDMGEILATEFVNQKTKFSAFVKRLRYKDDRNLAMRGDDVLGFRQAKSKVKVLKVEAKSRAKLSPSVIREARDGLAKYRGRPNPGTLGFLEYILRKENRDTEAELIARLQRDTIRARDIRHLVFTLSGNDPTRFLESHTECVQDGIPLSLCGCRVSRHGAFIKDVFDSCLSLIEPEKDGVS, encoded by the coding sequence ATGTTTGAACGCTATGTGCTACTGAAATGGGAGATCGAGACAACGCGAAAATCGGGGCATGGAAACTTGAGCAATAACCTCTTCAATAAATGGTTTCAGACAGAGGAATCTAATTCCGACCAGGTGCTGGTGTTGCATGAGCGTGACGGAGGCCGAGAGTTGGTGATGAGCTCCATTGTCGAGACTGTGGCAGATCATTTGGTTGACCTCGAGATCATTGAAAAGATGGGGGGATTTACCAAATCCGCCGCCTTCGTGCGCAACCGCTTACCAGAGGGCGTGAAGCAACGCTCAGGAGACATGGGGGAAATATTGGCAACCGAATTCGTCAACCAGAAAACCAAGTTCTCGGCTTTTGTAAAACGGCTTCGCTACAAAGACGATCGTAACCTAGCCATGCGTGGTGACGATGTGCTTGGATTCCGACAGGCGAAATCAAAAGTCAAGGTGCTAAAGGTTGAAGCAAAGAGTCGCGCAAAACTGTCTCCATCGGTAATTAGAGAAGCTCGCGACGGTTTGGCGAAATACCGTGGTCGGCCAAATCCAGGAACGCTGGGTTTCCTCGAATACATCCTCCGCAAGGAGAATCGTGATACAGAGGCAGAGCTGATTGCACGTCTTCAGCGAGACACAATTAGGGCTCGAGATATTCGCCATTTGGTTTTCACTCTTTCGGGGAACGATCCGACACGCTTCCTGGAGAGCCACACTGAGTGCGTTCAGGATGGTATTCCGTTGTCGCTGTGTGGATGTCGCGTTTCAAGGCACGGTGCATTCATCAAGGACGTTTTCGATTCATGCCTTAGCCTAATCGAGCCAGAGAAAGATGGAGTCAGCTGA
- a CDS encoding type IV secretory system conjugative DNA transfer family protein, translated as MQVERLPDTSGIQTEFPAYSESRAAAKKTIRRTLIVAVFICLLRSIPEHFLPIPWAYDLYGVLACLAAFTVTATLIGWPSKWWHYPLYFVALPALLLYILYLRSLFALLLLASAFTAIVADRFTKLTLYLGTTTPFPRDRARFVRSKWPSRLFSLNTIRGMEFYGLIVLVLVAAPFIVDGLDTAANPEGGSLHFAASLATLGVIVLLPVAVELLAAVFYGRRPLRVTLAWRAFKRSFVDWNCYNSREVAAPGILRSPVGHATSRRKMLLGVIYLWAAALIPLVSYRHAMHERLAYARTSASVKQRTDDEQARQAQEKRLREFIRPPDFASRQAEFKKQLALEREFDSWSGDLDAIPTLAHDLEPFQLKLLERLPQENRRQQVREMLGLIDAPLRVPMSTQPHDPAPEEQVAKSAAQDRPIFLLFSKIEHPYENDVTNFGKPQAREGFVFAQIFLILGLEQAIMLLLAFSFPIAFLYAASVRVAANLREQLEAHPDTILSFGNWNRLVDDVVKSGDETEQKSLLLGTNVSDGSPIMVPRSVFEEHAHILGDSGSGKTSLGISLILNQLIRQQDCSIVVIDLKGDDSALFSGTRMDAESAGKPFRWFTNELGKSSYAFNPFTQEYFDGLSLYQKTDVITAALGLQYGTDYGRGFYADANADYLYRTLQAHRHIRSFKQLAEILPTGIDVPYAAEVRKNASHLVSISQRLASTEALNVIDNDEYPKSVIDHQIDFADVFRRPQVIYLQLPSSLGTASSAEIARIALYSMIGSARQTPDAKRVQTFVFIDEFQRLVANNLELLMQTARSMKMGLILANQSIYDLKKPGIDLMPTVRTNTRYKQVFAASNIEDLRELVEVSGEALVHTRSYGQKVGMAGPFGGGILNLNQSESTTPRLRTNDVLLATDAEDQSIVQIRRGAGYAQYGGFPFIMRSKFHISADEYSHRKEQSWPEPSDETVVGTEVELSSPLDQFDPVKPLPDSPPDSPASSSGAKEITEDQFKSAKPTSTKRKKKQTKKPPRSSN; from the coding sequence GTGCAGGTCGAGCGTTTGCCTGACACATCGGGAATTCAAACCGAGTTTCCTGCATACTCGGAATCACGTGCTGCGGCCAAAAAGACCATTCGCAGAACGCTGATTGTCGCTGTTTTTATTTGCCTACTTCGAAGCATCCCCGAACACTTTCTACCAATTCCCTGGGCATACGATCTTTACGGAGTGCTGGCATGCCTTGCTGCATTCACAGTGACCGCCACTCTGATTGGTTGGCCATCAAAGTGGTGGCACTATCCGCTCTACTTCGTAGCTCTGCCGGCGCTACTGCTCTACATCCTCTACTTGAGATCGCTGTTTGCACTCCTTCTGCTGGCATCGGCGTTTACGGCTATTGTCGCCGATCGTTTTACCAAACTGACGCTTTACTTAGGAACAACGACGCCTTTTCCTAGGGATCGCGCCCGCTTTGTACGTTCAAAATGGCCAAGCCGACTGTTTAGCCTGAACACCATTCGCGGCATGGAGTTCTATGGGCTCATTGTATTGGTCTTAGTCGCTGCGCCCTTTATCGTTGATGGCTTGGATACCGCGGCAAATCCAGAGGGCGGATCGCTTCATTTTGCAGCCTCGCTGGCAACTCTTGGTGTCATCGTTCTGCTTCCCGTTGCCGTGGAATTACTGGCGGCAGTTTTCTACGGTCGCCGTCCGCTACGGGTCACACTTGCTTGGCGGGCCTTTAAGCGAAGCTTTGTCGACTGGAATTGTTACAACAGCCGCGAGGTTGCTGCGCCAGGAATCCTTCGCTCACCGGTAGGTCATGCCACGTCTCGTAGAAAGATGTTGCTTGGTGTCATCTATCTCTGGGCGGCAGCATTGATTCCCTTGGTGAGCTATCGCCATGCCATGCACGAAAGACTGGCCTACGCGCGCACCAGTGCATCGGTGAAACAGCGGACCGATGATGAGCAAGCGCGACAAGCACAGGAGAAAAGACTCAGAGAGTTCATCCGCCCACCGGACTTTGCTAGTAGGCAAGCCGAGTTTAAAAAGCAATTAGCCTTAGAGAGAGAGTTTGATTCGTGGTCCGGCGATTTGGACGCAATTCCAACACTTGCCCACGACCTCGAACCGTTCCAGCTAAAACTTCTTGAGCGATTACCCCAAGAGAATCGCCGCCAGCAAGTTCGCGAGATGCTTGGTCTTATCGACGCACCTCTTCGCGTCCCCATGTCGACACAGCCGCACGATCCAGCACCGGAAGAACAGGTAGCAAAGAGTGCTGCGCAAGATCGACCAATTTTTCTGCTGTTCTCCAAAATCGAGCATCCTTATGAGAATGATGTCACTAATTTTGGAAAGCCACAGGCTCGTGAGGGATTTGTCTTTGCACAAATCTTTCTCATCCTCGGCCTGGAGCAGGCCATCATGTTGTTGCTCGCGTTTAGCTTTCCAATTGCGTTTCTCTACGCTGCAAGCGTTCGTGTGGCAGCCAACTTGCGAGAACAATTGGAAGCCCACCCCGACACCATTCTCTCATTTGGGAATTGGAACCGCCTGGTCGACGACGTTGTTAAATCCGGGGACGAGACAGAACAGAAGAGTTTGCTGCTAGGCACAAACGTTTCCGATGGTTCGCCAATCATGGTGCCCCGTTCCGTATTTGAAGAACATGCCCACATCCTTGGTGACTCCGGGTCTGGGAAAACTTCGCTTGGGATATCCTTGATTCTCAATCAGCTGATTCGCCAACAGGATTGTTCCATCGTTGTCATCGATCTTAAGGGAGATGACTCTGCGCTGTTCTCCGGCACAAGAATGGACGCCGAATCAGCCGGTAAACCATTTCGTTGGTTCACCAATGAACTTGGCAAAAGCTCCTACGCCTTCAATCCCTTCACTCAGGAGTACTTCGACGGCCTTTCCCTTTACCAAAAGACTGACGTCATCACTGCCGCCTTGGGTTTGCAGTACGGGACGGATTATGGCCGAGGCTTCTACGCTGATGCGAATGCCGACTACCTCTATCGCACCTTGCAGGCTCATCGACACATTCGCTCCTTCAAACAGCTTGCCGAGATTCTGCCCACCGGCATCGACGTACCTTATGCTGCCGAAGTCCGCAAGAATGCAAGTCACCTGGTCAGTATTTCACAGCGGCTTGCCTCAACAGAGGCACTCAATGTGATCGACAACGACGAGTATCCAAAATCCGTGATCGATCATCAAATCGATTTTGCAGACGTTTTTCGCAGACCGCAGGTCATCTACTTACAGCTTCCATCCTCACTTGGCACCGCCTCCTCTGCCGAGATCGCTCGGATTGCACTCTATTCCATGATCGGCTCTGCCAGACAAACCCCCGATGCAAAACGTGTTCAGACCTTTGTCTTCATCGACGAGTTTCAGCGACTTGTCGCAAACAATCTCGAACTGCTCATGCAGACCGCCCGCAGCATGAAGATGGGACTTATCCTGGCCAACCAATCAATCTATGACCTAAAAAAGCCGGGCATCGATCTCATGCCAACGGTTCGCACCAATACTCGCTACAAGCAAGTTTTTGCGGCTTCCAACATCGAAGACTTGCGTGAACTAGTCGAAGTTTCCGGGGAAGCACTCGTGCATACCCGTTCTTACGGTCAAAAAGTGGGAATGGCCGGCCCATTTGGTGGCGGCATTCTGAACCTCAATCAAAGTGAGTCGACCACACCGCGATTGCGCACCAATGATGTCCTATTGGCAACCGATGCGGAGGACCAAAGCATCGTCCAGATACGGCGTGGTGCTGGCTATGCTCAATACGGTGGTTTCCCTTTTATCATGCGTTCCAAATTCCATATTTCAGCAGACGAATACAGCCACCGAAAAGAGCAATCCTGGCCCGAGCCCAGCGATGAAACCGTGGTTGGAACAGAAGTCGAACTCTCAAGTCCCCTCGACCAATTTGATCCGGTCAAACCACTGCCAGACTCTCCTCCCGATTCTCCGGCAAGCTCCAGCGGAGCCAAGGAAATCACCGAAGACCAATTCAAGTCGGCAAAACCCACCAGCACAAAACGTAAGAAGAAGCAAACCAAAAAACCTCCCCGTTCCTCTAACTGA